The stretch of DNA TAATCTAGCCAGAGAGTCTCGATCTCAGTGGGCGTCTTCATCCGTGCCAGATGCTGGCCCATGTCGACCGTTACGACCGGATAGGGCAGCAGGACCAGCGACCCATCCGGCGTCTTCAAGCGCGAAATGATGTCGGAATCCATCTGGTCGAGGGTGTAGGTTATGCCTTCGGCGGCCATCGCCTGCATCGTGTCGCCATTGGAATAGACGCTCGGACTCGACCAGCCGGTGGGCCTGACGCCGGTCGTGTCGGCGAGTAGGTCCAGCGTCCGGCGGATGTAGGCTTTCTGCTCGGCGGGCCCACGCCCGAGTGGCAGCATGTGGTTCGTGTTGTTCATGCCATGGGCGATGATCGGCGCGTTCGGTTGTGCCGAGCGGAACTCCTTCCACACCGACGGATACTTACCGGGAAATTCGGCGTTCAACACGACGGTGAGCGGAACATCCAATTCCTTGAACAGCCGGCCGACGCGCGCGATGCCCCAATCGATCGCGTATTGACGGAAAGCCTCGTTCACGAGGTCCGGGCTACGGGTCGCAAGGTCCGGGCGGAAGACCGGGCCCTGGCCGAGGCCGAACTCCTCCACGAATAGTGCAAAGCTGACTGCGACCTTTTTGCCAGAAGGCCAGTTGGCGGCATGGACCGGCTCGCGCGCGAACCCGGTGACTCGGTCGGTTCCGTCTTGCGCCAAGGCCGCGAAGGGAAGGTGAACAACGAACAACAATACGGTCCCGGCGACGAAGCCGGGCTCCCGGGCCTTCCGTGTCATGACCTCGACTATGGTGTTCAGATTCACGGAAGGTCCGCCAAGCTCTTAGCACCAGGACCGGGCGTGATCAGCGTCGGCCATTGGTGCGAACCGAACGGCACTTGCGGCGGCAGGGTTACGCTGATCTTGCGCTTGGTGTCTTCGTCGATAATCGCTTGACGCGCGTCGCCGCCCATTAGCTCGTAGTCCATCAGGTGGTAATCGCCGAAGAACGCGGCACCGACGGACCGGTCGGCGATTATGCGGGTCAACGAGTCCAGCATGTCGTCGGGCGTCGTGGTGAACGAGATCGTCTCGATCAAGATCAGCCGGTCGTTGATGGCCTGCGGCCCGAAAAACTGCGCGAGCACACTGAACAGGACGTTATTCTGGCGGGCGACGTAGATCGTGTTGCTGGCCGCATAGGTCTTGTCCCAGTCGGCGCCGAGCATCTGTTTCCAACCGCCGATTACATCCATCCAGTGAGCGACTTGGGTTTGCGCCGCCCAGGCGATGTTCTTCTTCAATAGGGGCGACTGTTTCTTGGCAAATTCCTGCAGGCCTTCCGCCGAGATCGCGTTGTTCTTCAAACACTCGTCCATGAACGCGATATTGTTTTGCAGAATGCTGCGGTTGTTCAGCCGCCAGTCGTCCGGCATGGCGGTCGCATCAAGACTGTCGAGCGCGGATTGCATGCGGTTCCTGTACGCCGCCAGCGAGCCACGCCACGTCAAGTCGTTTGGACTGTTCAAATAGGGAACGACCACTTCGGCCAACGCCATGGTGCTGTGGCCGACGGATTTAAGCAATTGGTAGACGATCGGCACCTGCGGCGCGTCGATCGGCGCCATCCCGGGGCGATAGAGGATGAATCGTCCGCCGGCACCAGAAAACAGGCCGAGGATAAGCGGGTGCTGGGCGAGTATGTTCTTCTTGAACACCTGTCCGGCATCGCCGTAAAGCTCAAACATGGTCGTGTTGAGCTGCAGAATATTCTTGGTTCCGATCTCGGCGGGGCTTACAGTTTGGGTACCGACGATCTCCTTGAAGTAGGACGGCAGGTCGGCCGCGCGCGCAGGCGAGCCTGATGATCCAACGCCGGCAAGCGACGGCAGCAGTGCGCAGAGGCCGCCCATCATGATGGCAACGGTTCTCATGAGTGTCTCCCTGATACGACGATCGCCTGCGGGAATTGGTGTAACGTGCCTTCGCCCCGCTCAGCATTCACGCGAAGTAAACGTACAGATGCCGACGGTGACACCCGCATTAAGCGATTCGGAAAAGCGTTCAATACGCTTTGTAGGTCGCAGTCATCGCCAAAGCTGCATGCAGGACTCGGAGCGAACGAGAAGCCGCAGTTTATCTTGATTATCTTGAGCCCACCATTCTCGACGAACGACCGTCTGATCACAGATACCAGAATGTGCGTCGGTTCGTATGTCCATTCCATCATCTAGTCGGACACACTGCTCCAGTTTTCACCCATGCCTCAACGAGCGCGCCTGCTTTCTTCTGGGTACCAGGAGCGGGCCGGCGGCCAAACCCGGGCGCCCAGGCCCAACCAACCAAAGAGTCGGTCCCGATGTGGTGTACGAGTTCTTCCAGCGAACGGCCGCCGTTGCGCTCGCGATCCTTGATCTGAGCGCAGATCTCACCGAGCGTCTTGCCTTCCCACGCCATTTCACGCGGTGCGAGATGCCATTCTGGGTGGCCCGGCACGCGGCCTGGCTCGAAGTTGGCATGCTGATGGCAGATGGCACAGCGCATGGCCGCGAGGCCAAAACCGTCCGTCCCCCGCTCTACCGGCGGCTGATGGAGCCGGCCGAGTTCGCCCTGGTGCGGGCGGTCGCCGGCTGGATGGCAATTGACGCAGCGTGGATTGGTCAGCACTTTCCCGAGCTCGGTAAACAATGCCGCTGACCGCGCCGCTGTGTCGCCGATCGAGGAAAAGCTCTCTGGAGTCGCGAGGCTATCCAACAGGCCGTCGGAGGCGCCGTACGCGGTCAGCATGCTCGTCAGCAGGGCCAGGACCGCAAAGAGGACCTTGACCTGCATCTCGAATTTCATGTTCGGTCGCCTCCTGGCTTGGTCACCCTCACGCCGGCCACGGCGCGGCACATGGTCAATCACGATGCTCGCGATCGACCTTCGCGACGAGATAGCGTTCTGGGTCGGCTAAAATCACGTCACGCACCGCCTCGTGATATTTGATGTAGCCGGTGCACCTGCACAGATGGCCGTCGAGCGCATCGACAATGGTTTTCTCGAGATCGGGACGCGCTACCGGCTTCTTTGCCAGACGCTCAAGCAGAACCTGTCCCTCGTTCAGGAAGCCGGCGGTGCAATAGCCGCACTGGAAAGCAAAATGGTCGATGAAAGCTTTTTGCAGAACCGAAAGTTCGGCGTTCTTCGCATGGCCTTCGACCGTGCGGATAGCTTTGCCGTTGAAGCTCGCCGCCGAAACAACGCAGGTCGGGCTGGTGTAGCTCGTCCCGTCGGAATTATCGATAATCACCGCGCAACTCAGGCACTGCGCAGCGCCGCAGCCGAACTTGGTGCCGGTCAGCCCGAGGTACTCGCGCAGAAAATCATTCATGGTCAGATCGTCGCGCACTTCCATCGGGCCGTATGCGCGACCATTGATCGTGATGCCCAGTGTATTCACGTGAGCACTCCCTTGAGCATGTGTTGGGTTACCGGCAAGGATTGGAACCGGTGACTCGTGGCATCGAAGATGGCATTCAAAAGTGCGGGAACGACGGGAATCATCACGACTTCCGCCATGCCCTTTGGCGGCTCGTTCGCTAGCGGGGGCAACACCTCGATCTCGAGCCCTCGCAACGGCAGGTCCGACCCGCGCGCGATGAGGTATTGACCAAGATTCCATTGCCCGTTGCCGGGACCGTCCTCATAAGGTGGCAGCGACTCGAGCAATGCATAACCCACGCCCATCGCGAAGCCACCCTGCGATTGCCCAAGTACAATCTCTGGCACCAGCGGCTGACCGCATTCGAGGACACTGTATGCCCTGGTGATGCGCAAGGCGCCGGTGGCGCGCTCGATCTCGACGCGGACAAGCGTGCCGCATAGCGACGTGTAGGTGGTTCCGAACCGGTTGAACTCGGTGGGTGGATATTTGACGCTGGTACGATCGAGGCGTACGAATTTTCCGGCGCCCTTGCGCACGGCCAACGCATCGATATCGGCCATCCACGGCTGCCTGTCGACCACGAAGGTCGCTTGCGACCACGCCCAGCGGGAAAAGCTGTGCGCCATCGCCGCGGTCACACCATTGCGCGCATGCGCCTTTGCTGCGACTGCCGGCAATGCCAGTGGTGTTAACCCCGGCATGACCAGGTGCCCGTCTTTCCAGCGCGCCGCCTCCCATTCGCTCGCTCTTGGATCGCTTGGTGCGATGCGCCACAGCTCGAGCGCCGCCGGCCACAATCCGAAGCGGAACACGACGCGGGCGGCCTCGGCCGCAGCATGCGTCCCGACGTGGGCGCCTATTGAGGCACTCGTGGGCGAACTGATCGCGGGCACCCAGCGTGGATTTCGTAGTGCGGCGTTCTGTGTCGCTTGGTCCATCGTGTAAGAGTCGCCCGAGGTCACGAGCGCGAGCGCCCCGAAAGTGTCGACTTGCGCGACCGCCACTTCGTCGGCCATGCCCCCCAAGTGGGCCGCCACCCGGTTGGCAAGCGCCGTCCCGATGCCGTTGCCCATCTCGAC from Candidatus Binatia bacterium encodes:
- a CDS encoding polysaccharide deacetylase encodes the protein MNLNTIVEVMTRKAREPGFVAGTVLLFVVHLPFAALAQDGTDRVTGFAREPVHAANWPSGKKVAVSFALFVEEFGLGQGPVFRPDLATRSPDLVNEAFRQYAIDWGIARVGRLFKELDVPLTVVLNAEFPGKYPSVWKEFRSAQPNAPIIAHGMNNTNHMLPLGRGPAEQKAYIRRTLDLLADTTGVRPTGWSSPSVYSNGDTMQAMAAEGITYTLDQMDSDIISRLKTPDGSLVLLPYPVVTVDMGQHLARMKTPTEIETLWLDYVLELASEARADPAREATTLVIGIHPFVIGTPDGAAALRRVLLRLKTDDAVWLTDTDAILRAAGLK
- a CDS encoding Isoquinoline 1-oxidoreductase subunit, giving the protein MKFEMQVKVLFAVLALLTSMLTAYGASDGLLDSLATPESFSSIGDTAARSAALFTELGKVLTNPRCVNCHPAGDRPHQGELGRLHQPPVERGTDGFGLAAMRCAICHQHANFEPGRVPGHPEWHLAPREMAWEGKTLGEICAQIKDRERNGGRSLEELVHHIGTDSLVGWAWAPGFGRRPAPGTQKKAGALVEAWVKTGAVCPTR
- a CDS encoding 2Fe-2S iron-sulfur cluster-binding protein translates to MNTLGITINGRAYGPMEVRDDLTMNDFLREYLGLTGTKFGCGAAQCLSCAVIIDNSDGTSYTSPTCVVSAASFNGKAIRTVEGHAKNAELSVLQKAFIDHFAFQCGYCTAGFLNEGQVLLERLAKKPVARPDLEKTIVDALDGHLCRCTGYIKYHEAVRDVILADPERYLVAKVDREHRD